The following proteins are encoded in a genomic region of Hydra vulgaris chromosome 05, alternate assembly HydraT2T_AEP:
- the LOC136071824 gene encoding c-Myc-binding protein homolog isoform X1 — protein MFEPEQLLNPPENRPTDSKREEFRKYLENSGVLDALTKVLVELYEEPEKPSNAVNFVKQHIGGVEAVDAKSEYISNLEARIKDLESEVYDLKIKLDKEERKEENNQNSNEENAD, from the exons ATGTTTGAACCTGAACAACTTTTAAATCCTCCAGAAAACCGC CCAACTGATTCAAAACGTGAGGAATTTCGAAAATACCTTGAAAACTCGGGTGTGCTTGATGCTCTAACAAAAg ttttagttgAACTATATGAAGAACCAGAGAAACCATCAAATGCGGTAAA TTTTGTAAAACAGCATATTGGTGGTGTGGAAGCAGTGGATGCTAAATCCGAGTACATATCAAATTTGGAAGCAAGAATAAAAGATCTTGAATCCGAAGTATACgatctaaaaataaag CTTGACAAAGAAGAAAGGAAAGAAGAAAACAATCAG aactcaAATGAAGAAAATGcagattaa
- the LOC136071824 gene encoding c-Myc-binding protein homolog isoform X2, with amino-acid sequence MFEPEQLLNPPENRPTDSKREEFRKYLENSGVLDALTKVLVELYEEPEKPSNAVNFVKQHIGGVEAVDAKSEYISNLEARIKDLESEVYDLKIKLDKEERKEENNQNSNEENAD; translated from the exons ATGTTTGAACCTGAACAACTTTTAAATCCTCCAGAAAACCGC CCAACTGATTCAAAACGTGAGGAATTTCGAAAATACCTTGAAAACTCGGGTGTGCTTGATGCTCTAACAAAAg ttttagttgAACTATATGAAGAACCAGAGAAACCATCAAATGCGGTAAA TTTTGTAAAACAGCATATTGGTGGTGTGGAAGCAGTGGATGCTAAATCCGAGTACATATCAAATTTGGAAGCAAGAATAAAAGATCTTGAATCCGAAGTATACgatctaaaaataaag CTTGACAAAGAAGAAAGGAAAGAAGAAAACAATCAG aactcaAATGAAGAAAATGcagat
- the LOC136071823 gene encoding uncharacterized protein LOC136071823, with translation MINHESLIKQLFEIKAIRFGKFKLKSGIFSPIYINFRVIISYPKLLRDISNLVWEVVVKNDIKTELICGVPYTALPIAACVSVDHNVPMLIRRREAKDYGTKQIIEGEFKNGQNCLIVEDVVTTGGSIYETYVELKKVYINVTDAVVLMDRGQGGRDRLLKDGIKLHSVFELNNVLNYLTREGLIDETMFTEVSSFILNNQYQVNLVNSVAQKKTKISYKERAKLVSNPVAKRIFNLMEDKKTNLALSADITNCSELLRIADLLGPHICILKVHVDIMVDFSSQFIQLLQELAKKHDFVIFEDRKFADIGNTVKEQYSRGIYKIRDWADLINAHGVPGDGVLLGLKEEALGYDRGCLLVAQMTSLGALTNCGYSDAVVQMAERSSEFVIGFISTSKLIDGENFLYMTPGVNMAVSGDELGQQYLTPEIVVRDRQCDVIIVGRGIYNALDPLSEAIRYKEAGFKAYLQRLEL, from the exons atgattaatCACGAATCTCTTATAAAacaattgtttgaaataaaagcAATAAGGTTTGGCAAATTTAAACTGAAATCAGGCATTTTTTCTCCTATTTACATTAACTTTAGAGTAATAATCAGTTACCCAAAGTTACTTCGTGACATTAGTAACCTTGTTTGGGAGGTAGTTGTAAAGAATG ATATTAAAACTGAACTGATATGTGGTGTTCCATACACAGCCTTACCTATTGCTGCATGTGTATCAGTTGACCATAATGTTCCCATGCTTATTCGTAGGCGTGAAGCCAAAGACTATGGTaccaaacaaattattgaagGAGAGTTTAAGAATGGCCAAAATTGCTTAATAGTAGAAGATGTTGTTACAACTGGTGGAAGTATCTATGAAACttatgttgaattaaaaaaagtttatattaatgttacag ATGCAGTTGTTTTAATGGATCGTGGTCAAGGTGGTAGAGATCGTCTTTTAAAAGACGGCATAAAGCTGCATAGTGTGTTTGAATTGAATAATgttctaaattatttaacaaggGAAGGTTTGATAGATGAAACTATGTTTACTGAAGtatcttcttttattttaaacaatcaatatCAAGTTAATCTTGTTAACTCAGTTGCTCAAAAGAAGACGAAAATTTCCTATAAGGAAAGAGCAAAATTAGTCAGTAATCCAGTTGCTAAACGCATTTTTAATCTTATGgaggataaaaaaacaaatttagcaTTATCAGCTGATATCACAAACTGCTCTGAGTTACTTCGAATAGCCGATTTACTTGGGCCACATATTTGCATTCTTAAGGTTCACGTAGATATAATGGTAGATTTTTCCTCTCAATTTATTCAGTTGCTTCAGGAGTTAGCAAAGAAACATGACTTTGTAATATTTGAAGATCGTAAGTTTGCTGATATCGGTAACACTGTTAAAGAACAATATTCGCGTGGTATCTATAAAATACGAGACTGGGCAGATCTCATAAATGCACATGGAGTTCCTGGTGATGGTGTTCTGTTAGGTTTGAAAGAAGAAGCATTGGGCTACGATCGTGGTTGTTTGTTAGTTGCTCAGATGACATCTTTAGGAGCATTGACAAATTGTGGTTATTCTGATGCTGTGGTTCAAATGGCAGAGAGATCTTCAGAATTTGTCATTGGTTTTATATCCACTTCGAAACTTATTGACGgggaaaattttctttatatgaCACCCGGAGTAAATATGGCAGTATCTGGAGATGAACTTGGTCAACAGTATTTAACCCCAGAGATTGTAGTTCGAGATCGACAATGTGATGTTATAATAGTTGGGAGAGGTATTTACAATGCGTTAGATCCACTATCTGAAGCTATAAGATACAAAGAGGCTGGATTCAAAGCTTATCTACAGCGTCTGGAgttatag